One segment of Panicum virgatum strain AP13 chromosome 1K, P.virgatum_v5, whole genome shotgun sequence DNA contains the following:
- the LOC120680813 gene encoding EIN3-binding F-box protein 1-like → MPAFCAYGDGGCLVSAPAELSGLFLRGGAVQRRKRALVAASAVAAAAAECVRAAKKQRQQLPLPSLDALPDECLFEILRRVPGGRGRGASARVSRRWLALLGSIRASEVAQAAATPALPDLNEEFVMEEEEDETPAAPCAERVLEGKEATDVRLAAMAVVAGSRGGLDKLAVRGSHPTRGVTDQGLSAVARGSPNLRSLALWDVPLVSDAGLAEVAAGCPSLERLDISRCPLITDKGLIAVAQGCPNLVSLTIEACSGVGNEGLMAIGRCCSKLQAVNIKNCADVGDQGISSLVCSATASLAKIRLQGLNITDASLAVIGYYGKAVTDLTLARLATVGERGFWVMANAAGLQNLRCMSVTSCPGITDFALSSIAKFCPSLKQLCLRKCGHVSDAGLTAFTESAKVFENLQLEECNRVTLVGILSFLRNCSQKFRAISLVKCMGIKDICSAPAQLPLCRSLRFLTIKDCPGFTDASLAVVGMICPQLEQVDLSGLGEVTDSGLLPLIQSSEAGLIKVDLSGCKNITDGAVSSLVKAHGKSLKKVSLEGCSKITDVSLFAISESCTELSELDLSNCMVSDYGVAVLSSARHLKLRVLSLSGCSNVTQKSVPYLGNLGQSLEGLNLQFCNMIGNHNVASLEKKLWWCDILA, encoded by the exons ATGCCTGCGTTCTGCGCCTACGGAG ATGGCGGGTGCCTCGTCTCGGCGCCGGCGGAGCTCTCCGGGCTcttcctccgcggcggcgccgtgcagCGGCGGAAGCGCGCGCTGGTGGCCGCGTCCGcggtcgccgcggcggccgcggagtgCGTGAGGGCCGCCAAGAAACAGAGGCAGCAgctgccgctgccgtcgctcGACGCTCTCCCCGACGAGTGCCTCTTCGAGATCCTGCGCCGCGtgcccggcggccgcggccgcggcgcctcCGCCCGCGTCTCCCGCCGCTGGCTCGCGCTCCTCGGCAGCATCCGGGCCTCCGAGGTCGCTCAGGCTGCGGCCACCCCGGCTCTGCCCGACCTTAACGAGGAGTTCgtcatggaggaggaggaggacgagaccCCCGCGGCTCCATGCGCCGAGAGGGTGCTCGAGGGCAAGGAGGCCACCGACGTCCGCctggccgccatggccgtcgtcGCCGGATCTCGCGGCGGGCTGGACAAGCTCGCCGTCCGCGGCAGCCACCCGACCCGTGGCGTCACGGACCAGGGGCTATCGGCGGTTGCACGCGGCAGCCCTAACCTCAGATCGCTCGCCCTATGGGATGTGCCTCTTGTCAGTGATGCGGGGCTTGCGGAGGTCGCTGCCGGGTGCCCCTCGCTGGAGCGTCTGGACATCTCTCGCTGCCCCCTTATCACAGACAAGGGCCTCATCGCCGTCGCCCAGGGGTGCCCCAACTTGGTGTCTCTGACCATCGAGGCATGCTCCGGTGTGGGCAACGAGGGCCTCATGGCGATTGGCCGCTGCTGCAGCAAGCTGCAAGCGGTCAACATCAAGAACTGCGCTGATGTTGGTGACCAGGGCATCTCCAGCCTGGTGTGCTCTGCTACTGCCTCGCTTGCCAAGATCCGGCTCCAGGGGTTGAACATCACTGATGCTTCGCTTGCTGTGATTGGGTACTACGGGAAGGCTGTCACTGACCTTACACTTGCTCGTCTCGCTACTGTTGGTGAGAGGGGTTTCTGGGTGATGGCTAATGCAGCTGGTCTGCAGAATCTCAGGTGCATGAGTGTTACCTCTTGCCCTGGGATCACCGATTTTGCTCTCTCTTCTATTGCCAAATTCTGCCCGAGCTTGAAGCAGCTTTGCCTCAGGAAGTGTGGACATGTGTCAGATGCTGGCCTTACAGCTTTCACAGAATCAGCAAAGGTGTTTGAGAACTTGCAGCTTGAGGAATGCAACCGGGTTACTCTTGTCGGTATTCTTTCTTTCCTCCGCAACTGCAGCCAGAAGTTCAGGGCTATCTCTTTGGTGAAATGCATGGGAATCAAGGATATCTGCTCTGCGCCTGCACAGCTTCCTCTCTGCAGATCACTTCGTTTCCTGACAATCAAGGATTGCCCAGGGTTCACTGATGCAAGCTTGGCTGTGGTGGGGATGATTTGCCCTCAGCTGGAGCAGGTTGACCTGAGTGGTCTTGGTGAGGTCACTGACAGTGGGCTTCTTCCTCTGATCCAGTCTTCGGAAGCTGGTCTGATCAAGGTTGATTTGAGTGGTTGCAAGAACATCACAGATGGTGCTGTTTCCTCCCTGGTGAAGGCACATGGAAAATCTCTGAAGAAAGTTAGCCTTGAGGGTTGCAGCAAGATAACAGATGTTAGCCTCTTCGCCATATCAGAGAGCTGCACTGAGCTTTCCGAGCTTGATCTTTCAAACTGCATGGTTAGTGACTATGGTGTGGCCGTCCTGTCATCCGCAAGGCACCTCAAGCTTCGTGTTCTCTCACTGTCTGGATGCTCTAATGTCACTCAGAAGAGTGTGCCATACTTGGGCAACCTGGGCCAGTCTCTAGAGGGCCTCAACCTTCAATTCTGCAACATGATTGGCAACCACAACGTTGCATCGCTGGAGAAGAAGCTCTGGTGGTGTGACATCCTTGCTTAG